In Halobacteriovorax marinus SJ, the following proteins share a genomic window:
- the hppD gene encoding 4-hydroxyphenylpyruvate dioxygenase encodes MSNNNHSKINDKNPLGILAIDHLEFTCGTIETPTKDLFYKFGFSKTYENEELNAQLFSQGQVRFLLISDNNPTSHSTQYFKDHGEGVSKISFLVEDCAHAIKTAVARGAEMISDAKTVECDEGVFITATIKGFGDVVNEFIQRPNSHFRPGFKKIETDPKANPLAHRVARIDHLTNNVPKGEMEKWVQFYKDIYGMVETRYFDIKGAKTGLNSKVVQLENNAVIIPINEPEVENGKSQIQEFLDLHKGSGVQHIALTCGKILSTVPELIKRDISFLDIPSSYYEMIPERGIKVEEDLKDLEDAKLLVDGDAEGYLIQNFTQTYVGPLFFEFIQRKNNDGFGEGNFQALFDAIERDQVARGYLD; translated from the coding sequence GTGTCTAATAACAATCATTCAAAAATTAATGATAAGAACCCACTCGGAATCTTGGCCATCGATCACTTAGAATTTACTTGTGGAACTATTGAGACTCCAACCAAAGATTTATTTTATAAATTTGGTTTTTCTAAGACTTATGAGAATGAGGAGTTAAATGCCCAACTATTCTCACAAGGACAAGTTCGCTTTCTTCTCATATCTGACAATAATCCAACTTCACATAGTACTCAATACTTCAAGGATCATGGAGAAGGTGTTTCAAAAATCTCTTTTCTTGTAGAAGACTGCGCTCACGCTATTAAAACAGCAGTGGCCAGAGGTGCTGAGATGATTAGTGACGCCAAAACAGTAGAGTGCGACGAAGGTGTTTTCATCACAGCAACAATCAAAGGCTTTGGAGATGTTGTAAACGAATTCATTCAAAGACCAAACTCACACTTTAGACCTGGATTTAAGAAAATTGAAACCGATCCTAAGGCAAACCCACTAGCACATAGAGTTGCTAGAATTGATCACCTAACAAATAATGTTCCAAAGGGTGAAATGGAGAAGTGGGTACAATTCTATAAAGATATTTATGGAATGGTAGAGACAAGATACTTCGATATAAAAGGTGCTAAGACAGGTCTGAACTCAAAAGTTGTTCAATTAGAAAATAACGCTGTCATTATCCCTATCAATGAGCCAGAAGTTGAGAACGGAAAATCACAAATTCAAGAATTCCTAGACCTACACAAAGGCTCAGGCGTTCAACATATTGCTCTAACTTGTGGGAAAATTTTAAGTACAGTTCCAGAGTTAATAAAGAGAGATATCTCTTTTCTAGATATTCCAAGCTCATACTATGAAATGATTCCAGAGAGAGGAATTAAAGTTGAAGAAGATTTAAAAGATCTTGAAGATGCTAAGCTTCTCGTTGATGGTGATGCTGAGGGATACCTCATTCAAAACTTTACTCAGACTTACGTTGGTCCGCTATTTTTTGAATTTATTCAAAGAAAAAATAATGATGGCTTTGGTGAAGGTAACTTTCAGGCCCTCTTTGACGCTATTGAAAGAGATCAAGTAGCGAGAGGTTACTTAGACTAA
- a CDS encoding enoyl-CoA hydratase-related protein, translating to MSELYLYECDERGVATLTLNRGEIHNAFNDELIELLSQKFKEISTDDSVQVVVLTGAGKSFCAGADLNWMKSMINYSEEENIKDSQALSDLFHIINTCSKPVIGKVNGAALGGGVGLVAVCDYVLASESALFGLTEVMLGLVPAVISPFVIAKMGESNARATFLTGERFDAKRAMELGLVHQVSLDRHFHNDCEELVKKFLKPAPGAQRVAKELIRNVCELSSASYEQKSKYTCETIAKRRVSAEGQEGMNALLEKRRPNWKKEK from the coding sequence GTGAGCGAATTGTACCTATACGAATGTGATGAAAGAGGAGTTGCGACGCTAACTCTCAATAGAGGAGAGATCCACAACGCTTTTAACGACGAGTTGATTGAGCTCCTTAGTCAAAAGTTCAAAGAGATCTCAACTGACGACTCAGTTCAAGTTGTAGTGCTTACTGGTGCGGGGAAGTCTTTCTGTGCAGGAGCTGATCTCAATTGGATGAAGTCGATGATCAATTACTCTGAAGAAGAAAATATCAAAGACAGTCAGGCCCTTTCTGATCTCTTTCATATTATTAATACTTGTTCTAAGCCTGTGATTGGCAAAGTTAACGGAGCTGCCCTAGGTGGTGGTGTTGGCCTAGTCGCCGTATGCGATTATGTCCTTGCGAGTGAGTCTGCACTCTTTGGATTGACTGAGGTGATGCTTGGTTTAGTTCCAGCTGTGATTTCACCATTTGTTATTGCCAAGATGGGAGAGTCAAATGCAAGAGCGACTTTTCTTACTGGAGAGCGTTTTGATGCTAAGAGAGCTATGGAATTAGGACTCGTTCATCAAGTTAGTTTAGATAGACATTTTCACAATGACTGTGAGGAGTTAGTTAAGAAATTTCTTAAGCCCGCTCCCGGAGCGCAGAGAGTGGCGAAGGAATTGATAAGAAACGTTTGTGAACTCTCAAGTGCTAGTTATGAGCAAAAGTCTAAGTATACTTGTGAAACAATTGCCAAGAGACGTGTGAGTGCTGAAGGGCAAGAGGGAATGAATGCTCTGCTTGAGAAGAGAAGACCTAATTGGAAGAAGGAAAAATAA
- a CDS encoding Phenylacetic acid catabolic protein: protein MATAREYTPEQKALFEEIKNGRTFDKGEELPEFYRKHLTNLLWMQGDSEYSGAMGYMPWIEKAPTLREKVIVAQIVKDEMRHASVIYKILEDLGHDTIKHVENTELEYKLEEDEINIGFKRLKDDYRVNIFYYNINHWTDFILFNFLMDRAAGHQLEDTLQSSYLPWKKGIEGIYKEEVMHLTHGDKWVKILAQEADDKKFLQERLNLWWPRVMNVFGSTRGAANDLYVNLGLKARTNGEVRDAFVKEIQVLCDEVGLVIPEYKEEDQPKRDS from the coding sequence ATGGCAACAGCAAGAGAGTACACTCCAGAGCAAAAAGCTCTTTTTGAAGAAATCAAAAATGGTAGAACTTTTGACAAGGGCGAAGAGTTACCAGAATTTTATAGAAAGCACCTAACGAATCTACTATGGATGCAAGGTGACTCTGAGTATTCAGGGGCCATGGGTTATATGCCTTGGATTGAAAAAGCACCTACTCTACGTGAGAAAGTTATTGTTGCTCAAATCGTTAAAGATGAAATGAGACACGCTTCAGTTATTTACAAAATCCTTGAAGACCTTGGTCACGATACAATAAAGCACGTTGAGAACACTGAACTTGAATATAAACTAGAAGAAGATGAAATCAATATTGGTTTCAAGAGATTAAAAGACGACTATAGAGTTAATATCTTCTATTACAATATTAACCATTGGACAGACTTTATTCTCTTTAACTTCTTAATGGACAGGGCAGCTGGTCACCAATTAGAAGATACGCTTCAATCAAGCTACCTTCCTTGGAAAAAAGGTATTGAAGGAATTTATAAAGAAGAAGTAATGCACTTAACTCACGGTGATAAGTGGGTGAAGATCTTGGCCCAAGAAGCAGATGATAAGAAATTTCTTCAAGAGCGTCTAAACCTCTGGTGGCCAAGAGTGATGAACGTCTTTGGTTCAACGAGAGGAGCTGCCAACGATCTCTACGTAAACCTTGGTCTTAAAGCAAGAACTAACGGTGAAGTAAGAGATGCCTTTGTTAAAGAAATTCAAGTTCTATGTGATGAAGTAGGACTCGTAATCCCTGAGTACAAAGAAGAAGATCAACCTAAGAGAGATTCATAA
- a CDS encoding carboxyl transferase domain-containing protein yields the protein MDVLNSQIDVNSVDFKENREYHLKLRGEFRELIDRVKLGGGEKYVSRHHERGKLLPRERIERILDEGSAFVELSSLAANGMYETDVPSAGVVCGIGRVHGVECMFVANDATVKGGTYFPMTVKKHLRAQEIALENRLPCIYLVDSGGAFLPMQDEVFPDRDHFGRIFYNQAQMSSKGIPQIAVVLGSCTAGGAYVPAMADESVIVKGNGTIFLGGPPLVKAATGEEVSAEDLGGAYVHTHESGVADHYAEDEEEALIITRNIVENLNYTSLGELAGQKKIEAYEAPKYNMEEIYGLLPHDTKKPFDIREVIARIVDSSEFHEFKEKYGTTLVTGFARIHGHKVGIVANNGILFSESAQKGAHFIELCGQRKIPLVFLQNITGFMVGKKYESEGIAKHGAKMVTAVSTVEVPKFTVIIGGSFGAGNYGMCGRAYQPRFLWMWPNARISVMGGEQAAGVLSTVRQDALRARGKSPMSASEVAEFEKPILDKYEKEGSAYYSTARLWDDGIIDPAHTRDILGLAISSSLNTPIAESKFGVFRM from the coding sequence ATGGATGTACTTAACTCCCAAATTGACGTTAATAGTGTCGACTTCAAAGAAAATAGAGAATACCACCTTAAGCTTCGCGGTGAATTTAGAGAGCTCATCGATCGCGTGAAATTAGGCGGAGGTGAAAAATATGTGAGCCGTCATCACGAAAGAGGAAAGCTTCTTCCTCGTGAGAGAATTGAGCGTATTTTAGACGAGGGATCTGCCTTTGTTGAATTATCGTCTCTTGCGGCCAATGGAATGTATGAAACTGATGTTCCAAGTGCTGGTGTTGTTTGTGGGATCGGACGTGTTCACGGTGTAGAGTGTATGTTTGTCGCCAACGACGCCACTGTTAAAGGTGGAACATACTTTCCGATGACAGTGAAAAAGCATTTGAGAGCTCAGGAGATTGCTCTTGAAAATAGACTTCCGTGTATCTACTTAGTGGACTCAGGTGGAGCTTTCCTGCCAATGCAAGATGAAGTTTTTCCAGATAGAGATCACTTTGGAAGAATCTTTTATAATCAGGCCCAAATGTCATCAAAGGGAATACCGCAAATTGCTGTTGTTCTCGGTTCTTGTACTGCTGGTGGAGCCTATGTTCCAGCAATGGCCGATGAGTCTGTTATCGTAAAAGGCAATGGTACGATTTTCCTCGGAGGGCCACCACTTGTTAAGGCCGCCACTGGAGAAGAAGTTAGCGCCGAAGATCTTGGGGGAGCGTATGTTCACACCCATGAATCTGGTGTTGCCGATCACTACGCAGAAGATGAAGAAGAAGCACTTATCATCACTCGAAATATTGTAGAGAATTTAAATTATACTTCACTAGGTGAGCTAGCAGGTCAAAAGAAGATCGAAGCCTATGAAGCACCTAAATATAATATGGAAGAAATCTATGGACTTCTTCCTCACGATACTAAGAAGCCTTTTGATATTAGAGAGGTGATTGCTAGAATTGTAGACTCTTCTGAATTTCATGAATTTAAAGAGAAGTATGGAACAACTCTTGTAACTGGCTTTGCTCGCATTCACGGTCATAAAGTAGGAATCGTTGCCAATAACGGTATTCTCTTTTCGGAGAGTGCTCAAAAAGGTGCACACTTTATCGAACTTTGTGGACAGAGAAAAATTCCTCTCGTTTTCCTACAAAATATCACTGGCTTTATGGTTGGTAAGAAGTATGAAAGTGAAGGTATCGCCAAGCATGGTGCAAAGATGGTGACGGCCGTATCAACTGTAGAAGTTCCAAAGTTTACAGTTATTATCGGTGGCTCTTTTGGGGCCGGAAATTATGGAATGTGTGGAAGGGCCTACCAACCTAGGTTCTTATGGATGTGGCCAAACGCAAGGATATCGGTCATGGGTGGAGAGCAGGCCGCAGGTGTTCTCTCAACTGTTAGACAAGATGCTCTTAGAGCGCGTGGGAAGTCTCCTATGAGCGCATCTGAAGTTGCTGAGTTTGAAAAACCAATCTTAGATAAATATGAAAAAGAGGGAAGTGCATACTATTCTACAGCGAGGCTATGGGATGATGGGATTATTGATCCTGCCCACACAAGAGATATTCTTGGTCTGGCCATTAGCTCTTCTCTAAATACTCCGATTGCCGAAAGTAAATTTGGCGTCTTTAGAATGTAG
- a CDS encoding enoyl-CoA hydratase-related protein → MSEYTYINYATEEMSAIITINREEVYNALNADAKLEIVKAIRAANRDENIRSIILTAAGKAFCTGQDLNDRNVQAGEKAVDLGNTLETEWNPLVMAIRESKKIVIGAINGVCAGAGLSVALACDYIIASPGVKFISGFSKLGLAPDAGSSFTFTRALGEKRTLDFFLFNNPLLSEELASAGLINNVSTTLLESAKEVAQNINAMAPNCVELIKKNIQFAAERTFKESINNEIYAQRFLGNSQDYKEGLSAFFEKRAPNFKGN, encoded by the coding sequence ATGAGTGAATATACTTATATTAATTATGCCACTGAAGAGATGAGCGCAATTATTACAATAAACAGAGAAGAAGTTTATAATGCACTCAATGCTGACGCTAAATTAGAAATTGTTAAAGCTATTAGAGCGGCAAATAGAGACGAAAATATTAGATCAATCATCCTTACTGCTGCAGGAAAAGCCTTTTGCACAGGACAAGACTTAAATGATCGAAACGTACAGGCCGGTGAGAAAGCAGTCGATCTAGGTAATACTCTAGAAACTGAGTGGAACCCTCTCGTTATGGCAATTAGAGAATCTAAGAAAATTGTTATCGGTGCAATTAATGGCGTATGTGCAGGCGCAGGGCTTTCAGTGGCCTTGGCATGTGACTATATAATTGCCTCACCTGGTGTGAAGTTTATCTCAGGATTTTCTAAACTTGGACTTGCTCCAGATGCGGGCAGCTCATTTACATTTACAAGAGCACTAGGAGAAAAGAGAACACTAGATTTCTTTCTCTTTAATAACCCTCTTCTATCTGAAGAGCTGGCAAGTGCAGGCTTGATCAACAATGTCTCAACAACACTCTTAGAGAGCGCAAAAGAAGTGGCCCAAAATATTAATGCCATGGCACCAAATTGTGTTGAGCTTATTAAGAAGAATATTCAATTTGCAGCAGAGAGAACATTTAAAGAAAGTATTAATAACGAAATATATGCTCAGAGATTTCTCGGAAATTCACAAGACTACAAAGAAGGTCTTAGTGCATTTTTTGAAAAGAGAGCACCAAACTTTAAAGGAAACTAG
- a CDS encoding enoyl-CoA hydratase-related protein codes for MSELLTTHPYNNDLRVALLQLNRPKVLNALTTDLLQEIVDELRRLDDLPEVRCIILTGNDKAFAAGADILKMSQSNPIEQLTDKRMRLWKEFAMISKPIIAAVNGFALGGGHELAMACDFVIAGDSAKFGQPEINIGTTPGAGGTQRLTRALGKSKAMMLALTGEMLSAMDAYECNLIARVVPAKTLLQECFEVAKKIADKSPIAVKLTKDSINKSQELSLSDGLEYERRNFYLSFASADQKEGMSAFLEKRAPEYKGN; via the coding sequence ATGAGCGAATTACTAACGACACATCCATATAATAATGATCTAAGGGTTGCTCTTCTACAACTTAATCGCCCCAAAGTTCTCAATGCTCTCACGACAGATCTTCTTCAAGAGATCGTTGATGAGCTAAGAAGGCTAGACGATCTTCCAGAAGTAAGATGTATTATTCTCACAGGTAATGATAAGGCCTTTGCGGCGGGCGCAGACATTCTAAAGATGTCTCAGTCCAACCCTATCGAACAACTAACAGATAAGAGGATGAGGCTTTGGAAAGAGTTTGCTATGATTTCTAAACCAATTATTGCAGCAGTTAATGGCTTCGCTCTTGGTGGTGGTCATGAGCTTGCCATGGCCTGTGATTTTGTTATTGCAGGAGATAGCGCTAAATTTGGACAACCAGAAATTAATATAGGGACAACTCCAGGGGCAGGCGGGACTCAGAGATTAACTCGTGCTCTAGGTAAGAGTAAAGCGATGATGCTTGCTCTAACTGGTGAAATGCTCAGTGCTATGGACGCCTATGAGTGCAACCTCATTGCTAGAGTTGTTCCGGCCAAAACTCTATTACAAGAATGCTTTGAAGTGGCCAAGAAAATAGCTGACAAGTCACCTATAGCTGTAAAATTAACAAAAGATTCCATCAATAAATCACAGGAGCTCTCCCTTAGTGACGGGCTTGAGTATGAGAGAAGAAATTTCTATTTAAGTTTTGCCTCTGCTGATCAAAAAGAAGGAATGAGTGCTTTTTTAGAAAAGAGAGCACCAGAGTATAAAGGAAATTAA
- a CDS encoding thiamine pyrophosphate-dependent enzyme — MSIEILNGNELIVQGGLEAGFNLYTGYPGSPLADYFNILYKRKDEFHNRGIRVSIANSEANAAAMASGCKQAGKDCLVAMKSMGLHVASDALSVGNFANPGATTIDPKTGEEIYPGVVIVVGDDPWSMSTSTPADSRYLYKHLHIPFLEPSTPQELKDWMKIALEISKRTSVYQGLLLTTYMAEGGGRVEVSEPKEVDKDIVTLDPSTFDLSKNVMVPPNSLLADVSMIKERFPKVEKVLAELSLDQIIGKKESKVGFISTGVIYETLKQVLEEGSLIDHFSLYKVACSYPLNTAQLLPYLKELDKLVIVEEKRGFLENEIKSFCVEHGIKLEIFGKKFKESEGFPAHGGLSFEIVRDKTKELLSMLELNLCSDLKLSGVDLGISLPRRLPTFCPGCPHRETLSLLKDLRSVLKDQEGLNLLSHGDVGCYSLSFLPPFKEMHNLSAMGQGGALGAGVDIFADNPSVVLMGDSTFFHSGLTDISNSLQIGHDITYILLDNDNTAMTGHQMTPASGISVEGVKRPRQSMLSVVRGLGVSDAIEVNPSDRYFYKNLLLDYVHKKGVKVIVSNKECGLTYHGRMKSIERKSTAKGETVEKKSFYQINTSVCEDCRACVENTGCPGLTQIHDAYGTKVSIDPQICVADSYCTKIKACPSFELVEVLDYHPTKYKNSTSINLSAEDIELPKVTKSFEDIASGADWRMVVTGVGGSGVTTISRVLSHAAKTMNGRDDLDFKFMDQKGLAQRNGNVTGHLSIYKKGLSKGAVTPLHSADLLVSPDLLDASGQLHFLGSEGLALIDKKFQIPLSILLDNGEISATLTEEQLRSKLREQLADRVYLASMKELCNDILGKSVYASAMILGIAFQSGRLPFTLENMQEAFKSAIKKGEYETNWLAFNLGRKVFLNGDQSVRDQYFKKTTSKYNQFALYEMSIKESFLPWQNKDTFIEIFNNNFKRLVKIFPQIKESYLANYLHDLYIFNRGHEVAQFLQDALLIKENVSEDLHEMALRTLARTYWVKDEVYVAHLMMSPMQREIDRKSYSTLGRKFKKVFINRPGFDVLGKKIEFDISPKPWMLKTMRHLRILRLLLPAWHKREREINLDIRKSLMNKVKADELNYTYLKKLENIKGYREIRYKKASEKLETV; from the coding sequence ATGTCTATAGAAATATTAAACGGCAATGAGCTCATTGTGCAGGGTGGCCTTGAAGCTGGTTTCAATCTTTATACTGGCTACCCAGGTTCTCCCTTGGCCGATTATTTTAATATTCTCTACAAGAGAAAAGACGAATTCCATAATCGTGGTATTCGAGTCTCTATTGCTAACTCTGAAGCTAACGCTGCGGCCATGGCCTCAGGTTGTAAGCAGGCTGGAAAAGATTGTTTAGTGGCCATGAAGTCTATGGGTCTACATGTCGCATCTGATGCACTTTCTGTTGGAAATTTTGCTAATCCGGGGGCAACGACTATTGATCCCAAGACAGGGGAAGAGATTTACCCTGGTGTTGTTATTGTTGTCGGGGACGATCCTTGGTCGATGTCAACATCTACACCAGCTGATTCACGCTACCTTTATAAGCACCTACATATTCCTTTTCTTGAGCCTTCTACGCCACAAGAACTAAAAGATTGGATGAAGATTGCTCTAGAGATTTCTAAGAGAACTTCTGTCTATCAAGGACTTCTGCTTACGACTTATATGGCAGAAGGTGGTGGAAGAGTTGAAGTAAGTGAGCCTAAAGAGGTGGATAAGGATATTGTTACTCTTGACCCATCGACATTTGATCTCTCAAAAAATGTTATGGTTCCACCCAATTCTCTCCTTGCCGATGTCTCTATGATTAAAGAGAGATTTCCTAAAGTAGAAAAAGTTTTAGCAGAGCTCTCCCTTGATCAAATTATTGGAAAGAAAGAATCTAAAGTAGGATTTATCTCTACTGGGGTTATATATGAAACACTTAAGCAAGTTCTGGAAGAGGGAAGTCTTATAGACCATTTCAGTCTCTATAAAGTAGCTTGTTCTTATCCTCTTAATACAGCACAACTTCTCCCGTATCTCAAGGAACTGGATAAGCTTGTTATCGTCGAAGAGAAGAGAGGATTCTTAGAAAATGAGATTAAATCATTCTGTGTAGAGCATGGAATTAAGTTAGAAATATTTGGTAAGAAATTTAAAGAGAGCGAAGGTTTTCCTGCTCATGGTGGACTTAGTTTTGAAATCGTAAGAGATAAGACAAAAGAGCTTCTCTCTATGCTTGAATTGAACCTTTGTAGTGATTTAAAACTTAGTGGTGTAGATCTTGGAATCTCTCTACCTAGAAGGCTTCCAACATTTTGTCCTGGCTGTCCCCATAGAGAAACTCTATCTCTACTAAAGGATCTTAGAAGTGTCCTTAAAGATCAGGAGGGACTAAATCTTCTCTCCCATGGAGATGTCGGGTGTTACTCACTTTCCTTTCTTCCTCCTTTTAAAGAAATGCACAATCTCTCGGCCATGGGGCAAGGTGGTGCACTTGGGGCCGGAGTTGATATATTCGCAGATAATCCATCAGTTGTTTTGATGGGGGACTCAACGTTCTTTCACTCAGGTTTAACTGATATCTCTAATTCACTCCAGATTGGACACGATATTACTTATATCCTTTTAGATAATGATAATACTGCTATGACTGGTCACCAGATGACACCCGCGTCGGGAATTTCTGTTGAAGGTGTAAAGAGACCAAGACAGAGTATGCTCTCTGTCGTTAGAGGTCTTGGCGTTAGTGATGCAATAGAAGTAAATCCTAGTGATCGCTATTTTTATAAGAACTTACTCCTCGATTATGTTCATAAAAAAGGAGTGAAGGTCATTGTCTCTAATAAAGAGTGTGGTCTAACTTATCACGGTAGAATGAAGTCTATTGAAAGAAAGTCTACTGCAAAAGGTGAGACTGTAGAGAAGAAATCATTCTATCAAATTAATACATCTGTTTGTGAAGACTGTAGGGCCTGCGTTGAAAATACTGGCTGCCCTGGACTGACTCAAATTCACGATGCTTATGGAACTAAAGTTTCTATTGATCCTCAGATATGTGTGGCCGATAGTTATTGTACAAAAATAAAGGCCTGCCCTAGTTTCGAATTAGTTGAAGTGTTGGATTATCACCCAACGAAGTATAAGAACTCTACTTCAATTAATTTAAGTGCAGAGGATATTGAGTTACCAAAGGTAACGAAGAGCTTCGAAGATATTGCTTCCGGCGCAGATTGGAGAATGGTTGTTACTGGAGTCGGTGGCTCAGGTGTTACGACTATTTCTAGAGTACTCTCTCACGCAGCTAAAACGATGAATGGAAGAGACGATCTAGACTTCAAGTTTATGGATCAAAAGGGACTGGCACAAAGAAATGGAAATGTGACAGGTCACCTCTCAATATATAAGAAGGGACTTTCAAAAGGAGCTGTAACTCCTCTTCATAGTGCCGACCTTCTGGTTTCACCAGACTTATTAGATGCAAGTGGACAATTACACTTCTTAGGAAGTGAGGGACTCGCACTTATCGATAAGAAATTTCAAATTCCTCTCTCTATTCTCCTCGATAATGGAGAGATTTCGGCGACACTTACAGAGGAGCAACTTCGCTCTAAACTTCGTGAGCAACTCGCTGATAGAGTATACTTGGCATCTATGAAAGAGCTCTGTAATGATATTCTTGGAAAGAGTGTTTATGCTTCGGCCATGATTCTTGGGATTGCATTTCAAAGTGGAAGGCTTCCTTTTACTTTAGAAAATATGCAAGAGGCCTTTAAGAGTGCAATTAAAAAAGGTGAGTACGAAACGAATTGGCTCGCATTTAATCTGGGAAGAAAAGTTTTCTTAAACGGTGATCAATCAGTTAGAGATCAATACTTTAAGAAAACAACATCAAAGTATAATCAATTCGCTCTCTATGAAATGAGTATCAAAGAATCATTTCTTCCATGGCAAAATAAAGATACATTTATTGAAATCTTTAATAATAACTTCAAGCGCTTGGTGAAAATATTCCCTCAGATCAAAGAGAGTTACTTAGCTAATTATCTGCACGATCTCTATATCTTTAATCGTGGGCACGAAGTTGCACAATTTCTTCAAGATGCTCTTCTAATTAAAGAAAATGTTTCAGAAGATCTCCATGAAATGGCCCTTAGAACTTTGGCCAGAACCTATTGGGTTAAAGATGAAGTCTATGTTGCTCATCTTATGATGAGTCCTATGCAAAGAGAAATTGATCGAAAGTCTTATTCAACTCTCGGTAGAAAGTTTAAGAAGGTCTTCATTAATCGACCAGGCTTTGATGTCTTAGGTAAGAAAATAGAATTTGATATTAGCCCTAAACCGTGGATGCTAAAGACGATGAGGCATCTTCGTATTCTTAGACTCCTTCTTCCTGCTTGGCATAAGCGAGAAAGAGAGATTAATTTAGATATTAGAAAATCTCTTATGAATAAGGTTAAAGCTGATGAGTTAAATTACACATATCTAAAGAAGCTTGAAAATATAAAAGGGTATAGAGAAATCCGCTATAAGAAGGCCAGTGAAAAACTGGAAACAGTGTAA
- a CDS encoding MBL fold metallo-hydrolase → MRDSVSVIFTFEDKVFSIQRQNYLKAFPGYTAFPGGKVDKEDRENSSIIPELFNALSKELYFALRREIVEELNFDLEKSLEKILSIKEVGVAITPEFNPYRFKTHFIRIELSEEVEFEVDAGEAKCSSWTKALDILNSYKRAEILAVPPTVKLFQNLARDINFSEVLDLSLDHNPAKEVPMIESIYGVKQFLPLSHTFPPANRTNCFLIGDEHSVLIDPSPRDREELAKLINHLSKFSVDELFITHHHPDHHEFATEIATHFNVTIGLSRDTLERIRNKHGEDYFKDVEIKIYKEGDLLTQSCGSEVYIYEVPGHDEGQLALAPKTLNWFLVGDLIQTVGTVVIGAPEGDMAKYYDSLNRVIDLDPKFIIPSHGIAIGGVHKLSKTLAHRQMREKEIAELKSLGKTNQEILEIVYEGLDVRLHKYAMKTIEAHLKKLKL, encoded by the coding sequence ATGCGTGATTCTGTAAGTGTAATTTTTACTTTTGAAGATAAGGTTTTCTCAATTCAGAGGCAGAATTATTTAAAGGCCTTCCCTGGATACACTGCTTTTCCAGGTGGGAAAGTAGATAAAGAAGACCGAGAAAATTCAAGTATTATACCGGAGCTCTTTAACGCTCTTTCAAAGGAGCTCTACTTCGCTCTAAGAAGAGAAATTGTTGAGGAGCTTAACTTTGATTTAGAGAAAAGCTTAGAGAAGATTCTCTCTATAAAAGAGGTTGGAGTTGCGATTACTCCAGAGTTCAACCCTTACCGCTTTAAAACTCATTTTATTCGCATAGAATTAAGTGAAGAGGTTGAGTTTGAAGTCGATGCCGGCGAGGCCAAGTGTTCTTCATGGACAAAGGCCTTAGATATATTAAATAGCTATAAAAGGGCCGAGATTTTAGCAGTTCCTCCAACAGTGAAGCTTTTTCAAAATCTCGCAAGAGATATTAATTTCTCTGAAGTACTGGATCTATCTCTAGATCATAATCCAGCAAAAGAAGTGCCGATGATTGAGAGTATATATGGAGTTAAACAATTTCTCCCTCTCTCTCATACCTTTCCTCCTGCCAATAGAACTAATTGCTTTCTGATTGGCGATGAACATAGTGTGCTCATTGATCCCTCTCCTAGAGATAGAGAAGAGTTAGCTAAATTAATTAATCATCTCTCAAAGTTCAGCGTAGATGAGCTCTTTATCACTCACCATCACCCGGATCACCACGAGTTTGCCACAGAGATAGCGACGCATTTCAATGTCACTATTGGACTAAGTAGAGATACTTTAGAGAGAATACGCAATAAGCATGGTGAAGATTATTTCAAAGATGTAGAGATTAAAATTTATAAAGAGGGTGACCTTCTTACACAGTCTTGTGGAAGTGAGGTTTATATTTACGAAGTTCCTGGTCATGATGAGGGACAACTTGCCCTTGCCCCTAAGACTCTAAATTGGTTCTTAGTTGGAGATCTCATTCAGACAGTTGGAACGGTTGTCATAGGAGCTCCAGAAGGGGACATGGCAAAGTACTACGACTCTTTGAATAGAGTGATTGATTTAGACCCAAAATTTATCATCCCTTCTCACGGGATTGCCATAGGTGGAGTGCATAAGTTGAGTAAAACTCTCGCTCATAGACAAATGCGCGAGAAAGAAATTGCAGAGCTTAAGAGTTTAGGTAAAACGAATCAAGAAATTCTAGAGATAGTCTATGAGGGGCTAGACGTTAGACTCCATAAATATGCGATGAAAACAATAGAGGCACATTTAAAAAAACTTAAACTTTAG